Proteins co-encoded in one Brassica oleracea var. oleracea cultivar TO1000 chromosome C4, BOL, whole genome shotgun sequence genomic window:
- the LOC106341222 gene encoding F-box protein At2g14710-like: MDLTKTKQKKKAAHEEQLPWELLEEILSRVPLKSLVRLRVVCKRWNVILDDKRFINNHKETFRFILKTKSKIYSVSIDPKIVVRELPCDIPDLECQIPTTLVDCDEFLICNMDDGAAVWNPWLKQSTWIRQPRFSLEGICYNGSNRTSDQVSLYKTIWANCTEWRIHDFAFGTWKRSNFNSGDSNQREKGRRKNLHSDMSVSLNGSLFWIAYVDETDPLYLLGRFNFSKERFYTFCYLRCGMSHSRDALVLRVFKGDRFSVLKQCYVTKKVEIWVTKNKVNVEDGSDVVWVSFMTFSIPHFPSLVQAEPYSDQQPSYYIDDKRLVMCSCDENGQAWIYVLGENKLISKVHLDSVVDPWPSHCTYFPSLVPVPREKDEAELQV; this comes from the coding sequence ATGGATTTAACCAAAACAAAACAAAAGAAGAAGGCGGCTCATGAGGAGCAGCTTCCATGGGAGTTGCTTGAAGAGATACTCTCTCGTGTCCCTCTAAAATCTCTTGTCCGCTTGAGAGTTGTTTGCAAACGGTGGAACGTTATCTTGGATGACAAGAGGTTCATCAACAACCACAAGGAAACGTTTCGCTTCATCCTAAAAACCAAATCCAAGATTTACTCGGTAAGCATCGATCCCAAGATAGTGGTGCGTGAGTTGCCATGTGATATTCCCGATTTAGAATGTCAAATACCTACAACATTGGTTGATTGCGACGAGTTCTTGATATGTAACATGGATGATGGAGCCGCAGTTTGGAACCCGTGGTTGAAACAAAGTACATGGATTCGCCAGCCTAGGTTTAGCTTAGAAGGCATATGTTATAATGGTAGTAATAGGACAAGTGATCAGGTAAGTCTTTACAAGACCATTTGGGCCAATTGTACCGAGTGGAGAATCCATGACTTTGCGTTCGGTACGTGGAAACGCTCCAATTTTAACTCCGGTGATAGTAATCAGAGAGAGAAAGGACGTAGAAAAAATTTACATTCTGATATGAGTGTATCATTGAACGGCTCTTTGTTTTGGATTGCTTATGTTGACGAGACAGATCCCTTGTACCTTTTAGGTAGATTCAATTTTTCAAAGGAAAGATTCTACACATTTTGTTATCTACGATGTGGTATGAGCCATTCTCGCGATGCGCTTGTCCTTAGGGTCTTTAAGGGAGATCGGTTTTCGGTTTTGAAGCAATGTTATGTAACAAAGAAGGTTGAGATTTGGGTGACCAAGAACAAGGTTAACGTTGAGGATGGTAGTGATGTGGTTTGGGTGAGTTTCATGACTTTTTCAATCCCTCACTTTCCGAGTTTAGTACAGGCTGAACCCTACTCTGATCAGCAGCCAAGTTACTACATCGACGATAAAAGGCTTGTCATGTGTTCTTGCGATGAAAATGGCCAGGCTTGGATTTATGTTTTGGGGGAAAACAAGTTGATCAGCAAGGTTCACTTAGATTCTGTGGTTGATCCCTGGCCTTCTCATTGCACTTACTTTCCCAGCTTGGTCCCGGTTCCTCGAGAAAAAGATGAAGCAGAATTACAAGTTTAA
- the LOC106341221 gene encoding calcium-dependent protein kinase 25, protein MGNVCIHMVNNCVDTKSNTWVRPTDLIMDHPVKPQLPDKPPQQMLMHKDDDKPKLETSGEDPKSLEESDSHQEQEGSTSEEEEERKKRAARIACGNSKRKPHNVKRLMSAGLQAESVLKTKTGHLKEYYNLGSKLGHGQFGTTFVCTEKGTGKEYACKSIPKRKLENEEDVEDVRREIEIMKHLLGQPNVISIKGAYEDAVAVHMVMELCRGGELFDRIVERGHYSERKAAHLAKVILGVVQTCHSLGVMHRDLKPENFLFVDDQEDSPLKAIDFGLSMFVKPGENFSDVVGSPYYIAPEILNKDYGPEADIWSAGVMIYVLLSGSAPFWGETEEEIFNEVLEGELDLSSDPWPQVSESAKDLIRKMLERDPKKRLTAQQVLSHPWIRDEGNAPDTPLDATVLNRLRKFSETDKLKKIALKVIVERLSEEEIHSLRATFKTIDSEKSGRVTYKELKNVLERFNTNLDNSDISGLMQTPMNEHLEDTVDYEEFIAAVVRLKELKDEEANDRLDSSTKVL, encoded by the exons ATGGGGAATGTATGTATTCATATGGTCAACAATTGTGTGGATACGAAATCAAACACATGGGTTCGTCCCACAGATCTCATCATGGATCATCCAGTGAAGCCGCAGCTCCCAGACAAGCCTCCTCAACAGATGCTGATGCACAAAGATGATGATAAACCCAAGCTTGAGACTAGTGGAGAAGACCCCAAGTCACTTGAAGAGAGTGATTCTCATCAGGAACAAGAAGGAAGCACGAGTGAAGAAGAGGAAGAGAGGAAGAAGCGAGCGGCGAGGATAGCGTGTGGGAACAGCAAGAGAAAACCTCACAACGTGAAGAGACTTATGAGCGCAGGGTTGCAAGCAGAGTCGGTGCTGAAGACAAAGACAGGGCATTTGAAGGAATACTATAACTTGGGGAGCAAGTTAGGTCACGGGCAGTTCGGGACGACGTTTGTGTGTACAGAGAAAGGAACGGGGAAGGAGTACGCGTGCAAGTCGATACCAAAGAGGAAGCTGGAGAACGAAGAAGACGTGGAGGACGTGAGAAGAGAGATTGAGATAATGAAACATTTGTTAGGTCAGCCTAACGTGATCTCCATCAAAGGAGCTTATGAAGACGCGGTGGCTGTTCACATGGTGATGGAGCTGTGCAGAGGAGGTGAGCTGTTTGATAGGATAGTAGAGAGAGGGCATTACTCCGAGAGAAAAGCTGCTCATCTGGCTAAGGTCATACTTGGTGTGGTCCAGACTTGTCATTCTTTAGGTGTGATGCATAGAGATCTTAAACCTGAGAACTTTCTGTTCGTCGATGATCAAGAGGATTCGCCTCTTAAGGCTATTGACTTCGGGTTATCTATGTTCGTCAAGCCTG GAGAAAACTTCTCTGATGTGGTTGGGAGTCCATACTACATTGCACCTGAAATTCTGAACAAGGACTATGGTCCTGAAGCAGATATTTGGAGCGCCGGTGTGATGATTTATGTGCTACTCTCTGGCTCAGCTCCTTTTTGGGGAG AAACGGAAGAAGAAATCTTCAATGAGGTTCTGGAGGGTGAGCTTGATTTGTCATCAGATCCTTGGCCACAAGTCTCTGAAAGCGCGAAAGATTTGATCAGAAAGATGCTTGAAAGAGACCCTAAAAAAAGACTCACTGCTCAACAAGTGTTGA GCCACCCATGGATTAGAGATGAAGGAAATGCACCAGATACACCGCTTGACGCAACTGTGTTGAATCGCTTGAGGAAGTTTTCAGAAACAGACAAGCTCAAGAAGATAGCTTTAAAG GTGATTGTGGAAAGGCTTTCTGAAGAAGAGATTCACAGTCTTAGAGCAACCTTCAAGACTATAGACAGTGAGAAGAGCGGGAGAGTAACTTATAAAGAACTCAAAAACGTTCTTGAAAGATTCAACACAAATCTTGACAACTCTGACATCAGTGGTCTTATGCAAACGCCA ATGAATGAGCATTTGGAAGACACTGTAGACTACGAGGAATTCATAGCGGCGGTTGTAAGACTTAAAGAATTAAAAGACGAGGAAGCAAATGATCGTTTAGATTCGTCAACAAAAGTGTTATGA
- the LOC106339543 gene encoding uncharacterized protein LOC106339543 — MGWVWRDDDSSSSNAGGNDVSNHQSPGDPAADVNCSTSTVVRSKCKTEEVEPGKFVRKCDKTEEILRHCFGKPSEVVQSTTEHTEEDLTDQMVRGSSLPNQFEENPLNFPGLRSDLDDIERHFFTGIKGFFEAAEEMRSSLFDIMGDRDHHSTTERGIPIEDHPKIEEHRSNEENVTATRQPFSSGDIDLLGLAKDV; from the exons ATGGGTTGGGTGTGGAGAGACGACGATTCATCCTCTTCTAACGCCGGTGGTAACGATGTCTCCAATCATCAATCACCCGGAGATCCCGCCGCCGACGTTAATTGCTCCACCTCCACGGTGGTTAGATCCAAGTGCAAGACGGAGGAGGTCGAGCCTGGAAAATTCGTCAGGAAGTGCGACAAAACCGAGGAGATCCTCCGCCACTGCTTCGGAAA GCCCTCTGAAGTTGTTCAGTCCACCACAGAGCACACAGAAGAAGATCTCACAGACCAGATGGTACGTGGATCTTCTCTCCCAAACCAGTTCGAGGAGAATCCCCTAAACTTTCCAGGACTCCGCAGCGATCTAGACGACATCGAACGGCACTTCTTTACCGGAATTAAAGGTTTCTTCGAGGCAGCGGAAGAGATGAGAAGCAGCTTGTTTGATATCATGGGAGACCGAGACCATCACTCAACCACCGAGAGAGGGATACCCATCGAAGACCATCCGAAGATAGAGGAGCATCGCAGCAACGAAGAAAACGTCACGGCCACGAGACAGCCATTCTCCTCGGGAGATATTGATCTCTTGGGCTTGGCCAAGGACGTTTGA
- the LOC106339128 gene encoding lysine-specific demethylase JMJ18-like: protein MVFAAESRIKEGKEDTNVGPPNSPRHPEVLARWDPAKARRPDIAEAPVFYPSLEEFEDTVAYIEKIRPSAEPYGICRIVPPLAPPFRLREKSIWEGIKFHTRVQNVELLQNRGPVKQKQKKKPKVRKRKRSSSSKRRPSSVPDSVSSPEEEEVFGFNSGPDFTLEEFEKYARCFKESYFESKEGNAPSVEETEGEYWRIVEQATDDVEVYYGADLENKVLGSGFERGETSGWNLNNLPRLSGSLLSFERGDISGVLVPWVYVGMCFSTFCWHVEDHHLYSINYNHFGEPKVWYGVPGTHATSLEKAMRKHLPDLFEETPDLLHGLVTQFSPSILKDEGVPVFRAVQRAGEYVLTFPRAYHAGFNSGFNCAEAVNVATVDWLSHGQNAVELLSEENKKTSVSHDKLLLGAAYEAVRSLSGGGGESGKSLAWRSFCGKNLTLTKAVETRLRMEEGRIKALGSGFNLIKMEKDFDSNCERECVKCCYDLHLTASGCNKCSPGEYACTKHANELCSCEGNDRFVLLRYTVDELRSLVRALEGEAEDLKTWASKVKEGYGGS from the exons ATGGTTTTTGCAGCAGAATCTCGGATCAAAGAG GGAAAGGAGGACACTAATGTAGGACCTCCTAATAGTCCCCGTCATCCAGAG GTTCTTGCTCGATGGGATCCAGCTAAAGCGCGGAGGCCAGACATTGCTGAAGCTCCAGTATTCTACCCTTCATTAGAG GAGTTTGAAGATACAGTTGCTTACATAGAAAAAATACGTCCCTCAGCTGAACCATATGGTATTTGCCGTATCGTACCACCCTTGGCTCCTCCTTTTCGGCTTAGAGAGAAAAGTATATGGGAGGGTATAAAGTTCCACACCCGGGTTCAGAACGTGGAGCTGCTTCAGAACAGAGGGCCTGTGAAGCAGAAGCAGAAGAAGAAACCTAAGGTAAGAAAACGGAAACGAAGTTCCTCCTCCAAGAGACGTCCTAGCTCCGTTCCCGATTCGGTTTCGTCTCCCGAGGAAGAAGAGGTATTTGGTTTCAACTCTGGCCCAGACTTCACTCTTGAGGAGTTTGAGAAGTACGCTCGGTGTTTCAAGGAATCCTATTTCGAAAGTAAAGAAGGTAACGCTCCGTCGGTTGAAGAGACTGAAGGAGAGTACTGGAGGATTGTAGAGCAAGCAACCGATGACGTCGAGGTATATTATGGAGCTGACTTAGAGAACAAGGTTCTTGGAAGTGGATTCGAGAGAGGAGAAACTTCTGGTTGGAACCTTAACAACTTGCCTCGTCTCTCGGGCTCTTTACTGTCATTCGAGCGTGGAGATATCTCGGGCGTTCTCGTGCCATGGGTCTATGTTGGGATGTGTTTTTCAACCTTTTGCTGG CATGTGGAGGACCATCACTTATACTCAATAAACTATAATCACTTTGGTGAGCCAAAAGTGTGGTACGGAGTTCCTGGAACCCATGCAACGTCACTAGAGAAGGCCATGAGGAAACATTTACCAGATCTTTTCGAGGAAACACCTGATCTACTCCATGGACTCGTCACTCAGTTCTCACCTTCGATTTTGAAAGACGAGGGAGTCCCGGTTTTTCGTGCGGTTCAGCGTGCAGGGGAGTATGTTCTCACATTCCCTAGGGCGTATCACGCCGGTTTCAACTCCGGTTTCAACTGTGCAGAAGCTGTGAACGTCGCTACGGTTGACTGGTTATCTCATGGACAAAATGCTGTGGAGTTATTAAGTGAAGAGAATAAGAAAACGTCCGTGTCTCATGACAAGCTTCTCCTTGGAGCAGCTTACGAAGCTGTTAGGTCCTTGTCAGGTGGTGGGGGAGAGAGTGGAAAGAGCTTAGCATGGAGAAGCTTCTGCGGGAAGAACCTGACTCTTACTAAGGCAGTGGAGACTCGGTTACGTATGGAAGAAGGAAGGATTAAGGCTCTTGGAAGCGGTTTCAATTTGATAAAGATGGAGAAGGACTTTGATTCGAACTGCGAGAGGGAATGCGTTAAGTGCTGTTATGACTTGCATCTCACGGCATCTGGCTGCAACAAATGCTCTCCTGGAGAGTATGCTTGCACTAAGCACGCTAACGAGCTTTGTTCATGCGAAGGGAATGATCGGTTTGTACTTCTTCGTTACACCGTAGATGAGTTGAGATCGTTGGTTAGAGCGTTGGAAGGCGAAGCAGAGGATCTAAAAACTTGGGCTTCAAAGGTTAAAGAAG GCTATGGAGGCTCTTGA
- the LOC106339129 gene encoding uncharacterized protein LOC106339129: MVFVTDHRRVFYNTCQQHVFFFFFFSFFFSFLSLLFSHLLSCSPSKGTGASVQSAFSLVFSSPSGSVSFLQSPSCPSFSSLVFSVGKGSVSSLQSPLVQSLLVQSLRPHLLSLLTVGALRDSSQSEAVGASRACCFTEWSSGNMTQDEADVSTRVTELGVEESRTWE, encoded by the exons ATGGTTTTTGTAACCGATCACAGAAGAGTTTTTTATAACACGTGTCAGCAACATGTGTTTTTCTTTTTTTTTTTCTCTTTTTTTTTTTCTTTTCTTTCTCTCCTCTTCTCTCATCTTCTCTCGTGTTCTCCGTCGAAGGGAACCGGAGCATCCGTTCAATCGGCGTTTTCTCTCGTCTTCTCCTCTCCTTCGGGAAGCGTCTCCTTCCTTCAATCGCCGTCATGTCCGTCTTTCTCTTCTCTGGTCTTCTCCGTCGGTAAAGGAAGCGTCTCCTCTCTTCAATCGCCGCTCGTCCAATCGCTGCTCGTCCAATCGCTGCGACCCCATCTCCTCTCTCTTCTGACCG TGGGAGCATTGAGAGATTCATCACAGAGTGAAGCTGTGGGAGCATCTCGTGCTTGTTGTTTCACTGAGTGGAGCAGTG GTAACATGACACAAGACGAGGCAGATGTGAGCACACGAGTCACGGAGTTGGGAGTGGAAGAATCACGGACTTGGGAGTAG
- the LOC106339130 gene encoding zinc finger BED domain-containing protein DAYSLEEPER-like, translating to MISRSDSEELFTLDTNYVPPDTMDFETQQVMARLAARSRSDSEEQFTLDTNYAPPDTTDFETQQVMKKTIPLKSVIRGGRRKPAPRSRKNKGPSTQSRKNKGPSTQSLKKKSKIQEEIPDFDDELVEDELDEDEAGLDDLENRQRSDVWKDFTVVEKPNGDLKALCNHCRNMYAWYSHSHGTSGLRRHRGRCKMYPSHTGRQQQLNTEGKVVSRKYGHTVFRQMVAKTIVQHDLPYAYVEYQKVRDTWAYLNADVQTTFVETQREARADVYRLYETHYIDRNRKLNNKILTFCALPPPHTGMNVAVQLLESLKEWEIEKKVFSITLDNATNGLKVIGDSLQKVRDSVKYVLGSETCEQLFHKCVDAAGVVEGGWLILDVPTRWNSTYYMLERAIKYRKAFVKLEVWLIHDWLRRNEESQDEIVRYMVPPMKEKFDKNWDEVSVVFAMAAVFDPQFKLYVVECCLGKLDMSIRDAKVKNLHDKLSILFETYDKKSKNNSPSTEPRETVSRADFFAFRQTSGIVSGKTPLEAYLEEPPLDFTNFQSLDILDWWKDNAHRYGDLAAMACDLLSIPITTVASESSFNIGLRVLNKYRSRLLPKNVQALICTRN from the exons ATGATATCAAGAAGCGACTCAGAAGAGCTGTTCACTTTGGATACTAACTACGTGCCACCAGATACAATGGACTTTGAGACTCAACAAGTCATGGCAAGACTTGCGGCAAGATCAAGAAGCGACTCAGAAGAGCAGTTCACTTTGGATACGAACTATGCGCCACCAGATACAACGGACTTTGAGACTCAACAAGTCATG AAGAAGACTATTCCTCTGAAATCTGTGATTCGTGGAGGGAGAAGAAAGCCAGCACCTCGGTCGCGGAAAAACAAAGGACCGAGTACTCAGTCGCGAAAAAACAAAGGACCGAGTACTCAGTCGCTGAAGAAGAAGAGCAAGATCCAAGAGGAGATACCGGATTTTGATGATGAACTGGTAGAAGATGAGTTGGACGAGGATGAAGCCGGTTTGGATGATTTGGAGAATAGGCAAAGATCAGATGTGTGGAAGGATTTCACGGTGGTTGAAAAACCCAATGGAGATTTGAAAGCTTTGTGCAATCATTGCAGGAATATGTATGCATGGTATTCTCACTCGCATGGAACAAGTGGGCTGAGAAGGCATCGGGGGAGATGTAAAATGTATCCAAGTCATACTGGGAGGCAGCAACAACTCAATACTGAGGGGAAAGTAGTATCTCGCAAGTATGGTCATACTGTGTTCAGACAGATGGTAGCTAAGACAATAGTCCAACATGATCTACCTTACGCGTACGTTGAGTATCAAAAAGTTAGAGACACATGGGCGTATTTGAATGCTGATGTCCAAACCACATTTGTCGAAACACAGCGAGAGGCGAGAGCAGATGTGTATCGATTATATGAAA CACATTACATTGATCGGAATCGGAAGTTGAACAACAAGATCCTGACGTTTTGTGCTCTACCACCACCACATACTGGTATGAATGTTGCGGTTCAGCTCCTTGAATCACTGAAAGAGTGGGAAATTGAAAAGAAGGTGTTCTCGATCACATTAGATAATGCTACAA ATGGGTTGAAGGTTATTGGAGACTCTTTGCAGAAAGTAAGAGACAGTGTTAAGTATGTTTTAGGATCGGAAACGTGTGAACAGCTGTTCCACAAATGTGTGGATGCTGCCGGTGTAGTAGAAGGTGGATGGCTAATACTGGACGTGCCGACAAGATGGAACTCAACTTACTATATGCTTGAAAGAGCCATCAAGTACCGTAAAGCATTTGTTAAGTTGGAG GTTTGGTTGATCCATGATTGGCTTCGGAGAAATGAGGAAAGCCAAGACGAGATTGTCAGATACATGGTGCCACCGATGAAAGAGAAGTTTGACAAAAATTGGGATGAAGTTAGTGTTGTTTTTGCAATGGCAGCAGTCTTTGATCCACAGTTTAAGCTTTATGTTGTCGAATGTTGTTTAGGGAAGCTTGACATGAGTATACGTGATGCAAAGGTGAAGAACTTGCATGACAAGCTCAGTATTCTGTTTGAGACATACGACAAAAAATCGAAGAATAACTCACCTTCCACTGAGCCACGTGAAACTGTTTCGAGGGCT GATTTCTTTGCATTTCGCCAAACCAGTGGCATTGTGAGTGGGAAGACACCTCTAGAAGCTTATCTTGAAGAACCACCTTTGGACTTTACTAATTTCCAGAGCTTGGACATCCTCGATTGGTGGAAAGATAATGCGCATCGGTATGGCGACTTGGCTGCAATGGCATGTGATCTGCTAAGTATTCCAATCACAACAGTGGCTTCGGAGTCTTCCTTCAACATTGGATTGCGAGTTCTGAATAAATATAGAAGCCGTCTACTCCCAAAAAATGTGCAAGCTCTGATATGCACTAGGAATTAG